In Nitrososphaerota archaeon, a genomic segment contains:
- a CDS encoding prenyltransferase: MDLAAWFLATRPWSFTMTIVGVAIASSLAASVGVVEPQLTTLVLIGLVLFHAAANMLNDYFDVKRRVDRPDAPTAKYRPHPFLAKQIPSRSFLCAVAALYLLVVVAIIYAWIIRGALVLLFAIPGLFFSVFYTADPIHLKYRALGEFSVFLVWGPIMVTGAYYVLTARIEITPMLVSLPHGIWVALVLLANNTRDIEYDRGEGIKTLPILLGKDRSLKVFQLLVYSTYLIVVALVITGILTALSLLTFLTLPAAVRLARTFRRALPDTADPMTAKLTLQFGALLALGIYIGTTLPV; the protein is encoded by the coding sequence ATGGATCTAGCAGCGTGGTTCTTGGCGACACGCCCATGGTCGTTCACGATGACTATAGTTGGGGTCGCGATAGCTTCTAGCCTAGCCGCCAGTGTGGGTGTCGTGGAGCCGCAGCTAACGACCCTTGTCTTGATCGGGCTAGTGCTCTTCCATGCAGCGGCCAATATGCTCAACGATTACTTCGACGTGAAGCGTAGGGTCGATCGGCCAGACGCGCCTACAGCGAAGTATAGGCCGCACCCCTTCTTGGCGAAGCAGATCCCGTCTCGAAGCTTTCTATGTGCGGTGGCAGCCCTATACCTGCTGGTTGTCGTGGCGATTATCTACGCGTGGATTATCCGGGGAGCTTTGGTGCTGCTCTTCGCGATACCAGGCCTCTTCTTCAGCGTCTTCTACACCGCCGACCCCATTCACCTCAAGTATAGGGCATTGGGGGAGTTCAGCGTTTTCTTGGTCTGGGGTCCTATTATGGTGACTGGGGCCTACTACGTGCTCACGGCGAGGATCGAGATAACCCCTATGCTGGTCTCCCTGCCCCACGGAATCTGGGTTGCCCTCGTCCTCTTAGCCAACAATACACGTGATATAGAGTATGATAGGGGAGAGGGCATCAAAACTCTACCGATCCTTCTGGGTAAGGATAGAAGCTTGAAGGTGTTTCAACTCCTCGTCTACTCCACATACCTGATAGTGGTCGCTCTGGTAATAACAGGGATCTTAACAGCCCTTTCTCTTCTCACATTCCTGACGCTTCCCGCTGCTGTGCGTCTAGCCAGAACCTTCAGGCGGGCTTTGCCAGATACTGCAGATCCTATGACCGCAAAGCTGACATTACAGTTCGGCGCCCTGCTAGCGCTTGGAATCTACATTGGAACGACGCTGCCAGTCTAG
- a CDS encoding CPBP family intramembrane metalloprotease — MSGMMGVIGSGVVKSYRLAAYIAIAYLLWLLTFRLEVGSFWVRLALSVAALLAASLKERRGFLTDGWSFRPLLLFVGALVGVVFYLLLYAGFLLFRPLVEGGAIQVYSLRSQMPSSTIALILLFTSLGEEVYWRGFVQSEFNLRFGAAKALFSTAGLYAFVHVWTLNPPLILIALLAGLIWGALYIKTKSLQSAIASHIIWTEMVFVFFPLLG, encoded by the coding sequence TTGGCTCCGGTGTGGTGAAGAGCTATAGGCTCGCCGCCTACATTGCCATAGCCTATCTGCTATGGCTGTTGACCTTCAGGCTGGAGGTTGGGTCCTTCTGGGTGAGGCTAGCGCTATCGGTGGCGGCGCTTCTTGCAGCCTCTCTGAAGGAGAGAAGGGGTTTTCTCACCGATGGGTGGAGTTTTAGACCGCTGCTGCTATTTGTCGGGGCTTTGGTGGGTGTGGTCTTCTATCTATTGCTATACGCTGGTTTTCTTCTGTTTCGACCTCTTGTAGAGGGTGGAGCAATACAGGTCTATTCACTGCGCAGCCAGATGCCTTCATCAACGATCGCCCTAATTCTCCTGTTTACCAGTTTGGGTGAGGAGGTTTACTGGAGGGGTTTTGTGCAGAGCGAATTTAACCTGCGTTTTGGAGCGGCGAAAGCTTTATTCTCTACAGCTGGGCTATATGCGTTCGTGCATGTTTGGACGCTGAATCCCCCGCTGATCCTAATCGCGCTTCTCGCCGGTCTAATCTGGGGGGCTCTGTACATCAAGACTAAGTCTCTTCAGTCGGCGATAGCCTCCCACATAATCTGGACTGAGATGGTCTTTGTGTTCTTCCCGCTACTTGGCTAG